From the genome of Mixophyes fleayi isolate aMixFle1 chromosome 2, aMixFle1.hap1, whole genome shotgun sequence, one region includes:
- the SAP18 gene encoding histone deacetylase complex subunit SAP18, whose product MAVESRVTQEEIKKEPEKPIDREKTCPLLLRVFTTNNGRHHRMEEFSRGNVPSSELQIYTWMDATLKELTSLVKEVYPEARKKGTHFNFAIVYPDVKRPSYRVKEIGSTVSGRKGSDDAMTLQSQRFQIGDYLDIAITPPNRAPPPSGRMRPY is encoded by the exons ATGGCGGTGGAATCCCGGGTGACGCAGGAGGAGATAAAAAAAGAACCGGAAAAACCGATCGACCGGGAAAAG ACCTGCCCTCTTTTGTTAAGAGTATTTACTACAAATAACGGGAGACATCACAGAATGGAGGAATTTTCGAGAGGAAATGTCCCATCTAGTGAGCTGCAGATTTATACATG GATGGATGCTACTTTGAAAGAACTAACCAGCTTAGTGAAAGAAGTATACCCCGAAGCCCGTAAAAAGGGCACTCATTTCAACTTTGCTATTGTTTATCCAGATGTAAAGCGACCGAGCTACAG GGTAAAGGAGATCGGTAGTACAGTTTCGGGGCGTAAAGGATCAGATGACGCAATGACATTACAATCACAGAGGTTCCAGATTGGAGATTACCTAGACATCGCAATAACACCTCCTAACAGAGCTCCACCTCCATCGGGGCGTATGAGACCATACTAA